The nucleotide window CGTGATCGCCGGGCTCGGCGGCCAGACGGGGTTGAACGTCACCGCAGAGCTCGCAGAACAGGGGGTGTTAGACGAGTACGGTGTCGAGATCATGGGGACACCCCTGGAGACGATCTACGCGACGGAGGACCGCGACCGGTTCCGCGACCGGATGGAACGGCTGGGCCAGCCCGTGCCCCGCTCGCAGACGATCACGGACCCGTCGGAACTCGACGACGCGGTCGCGGCCGTCGGCGGGCTCCCGGTGATCGTCCGGACGACGTACACGCTGGGCGGGCAGGGCTCCAGTGTCGTTCACGACCGCGAGGAACTGGAGGAACGCGCCCGCCACGGGCTGCGGCTCTCCCGCAACGGCGAGGTGATGGTGACGGAGTCCATCGACGGCTGGGTGGAGCTGGAGTACGAGGTGATGCGGGACGCCGACGACTCCTGTGTCATCATCTGCAACATGGAGAACCTGGACCCGATGGGGATCCACACCGGGGAGTCGACGGTCGTCACCCCCTCGCAGGTGATCCCGGACGACGGTCACCAGGAGATGCGGGACGCGGCCTTGGAGGTGATCCGCGATCTGGGCATCCAGGGTGGGTGTAACATCCAGTTCGCCTGGCACGACGACGGTACCCCGGGCGGGGAGTACCGGGTCGTCGAGGTGAACCCCCGGGTGTCGCGGTCGTCGGCGCTGGCGTCGAAGGCGACCGGCTACCCGATCGCCCGGGTGACGGCGAAGGTGGCGCTGGGCAAGCGCCTCCACGAGATCGACAACGAGATCACGGGCGAGACGACGGCGGCGTTCGAGCCGGCGATCGACTACGTCGTGACGAAGGTGCCGCGGTGGCCCATCGACAAGTTCCCCGAGACGGAGTTCGAACTGTCGACGGCGATGAAGTCGACCGGGGAGGCGATGTCGATCGGCCGGACGTTCGAGGAGTCGCTGACGAAGGCGCTCCGTTCCAGCGAGTACGAGCCGGCGGTCGACCTGACGGCCGTCGACGACGAGACGCTGCGCGAACAGTACCTCGAGCGCCCGTGTCCGGAGCGGCCGTACGCGATCTTCGAGGCGTTCGAGCGCGAGTTCGACGTGGCCGACGTCGTGGAGGCGACCGGCATCTACGAGTGGTACGTCGAGCGGTTCCGGCGTGTCGCGGACGCCCGGGCGACCGCCGCGCAGGGCTCGTTCGGCGACGCCGCCGCGGCCGGGCTGACGAACGACGAGATCGCGGCCGTCGCCGACACGGACACGAGCAGCGTGGAGACGACCGTCCCCCGGCGGTCGTTCAAACAGGTGGACACCTGTGCCGGTGAGTTCGCGGCGTCGACGCCGTACTACTACTCCGCGCGCCAGCCGGAGTACCTCGTCGACGCCGCCGGAGGAGTGGTTGCCGAAGACGCTGACGCCGCCGGGACGGCAGCCGACGGGGACACCGACACGCCGTCGTTGGTCGGGCCCGCGGGCGACGAACTCCGGATCGACCGCGACGCGGACAGCGTGCTCGTGGTCGGCGGTGGGCCGATCCGGATCGGCCAGGGGGTGGAGTTCGACTACTGTGCGGTCCACGCCGTCCAGGCGTTCCGGGCGGCAGGACTGGACGCGCACGTCGTCAACAACAACCCGGAGACGGTGTCGACGGACTACGACACCTCCGACGGGCTGTTCTTCGAGCCGCTGACGGCAGAAGAGATCGCCGACGCCGTGGCCGCGACGGACGCCGACGGCGTGGCGGTGCAGTTCGGCGGCCAGACCTCGGTGGAGGTCGGGGAGCCGTTGGCGGCGGAGTTGGACCGTCGGGGCCTGGACTGTGAGATCCTGGGGACGAGCCCGGAGGCGATGGACCTCGCGGAGGACCGCGACCGGTTCAATCGGTTGTTGGACGAGCGGGGGATCGAACAGCCGGAGGGTGGCAGCGCGGAGTCGGTCGACGAGGCGGTCGAGTTGGCCGCGGAGATCGGCTACCCGGTGCTCACTCGGCCCAGCTACGTCCTCGGCGGGCGGGCGATGGAGATCGTCCACGACGAGGCGGAGCTGCGGGAGTACGTCGCCGAGGCCGTCCGAGTGTCGCCGGATCGCCCGATCCTGATCGACGAGTTCCTG belongs to Halobaculum sp. MBLA0143 and includes:
- the carB gene encoding carbamoyl-phosphate synthase large subunit; its protein translation is MDDGRTILLVGSGPIQIGQAAEFDYSGAQACRALQEEGARVVLVNSNPATIMTDPETADRVYIEPITPDSIAEVIAAEEPDGVIAGLGGQTGLNVTAELAEQGVLDEYGVEIMGTPLETIYATEDRDRFRDRMERLGQPVPRSQTITDPSELDDAVAAVGGLPVIVRTTYTLGGQGSSVVHDREELEERARHGLRLSRNGEVMVTESIDGWVELEYEVMRDADDSCVIICNMENLDPMGIHTGESTVVTPSQVIPDDGHQEMRDAALEVIRDLGIQGGCNIQFAWHDDGTPGGEYRVVEVNPRVSRSSALASKATGYPIARVTAKVALGKRLHEIDNEITGETTAAFEPAIDYVVTKVPRWPIDKFPETEFELSTAMKSTGEAMSIGRTFEESLTKALRSSEYEPAVDLTAVDDETLREQYLERPCPERPYAIFEAFEREFDVADVVEATGIYEWYVERFRRVADARATAAQGSFGDAAAAGLTNDEIAAVADTDTSSVETTVPRRSFKQVDTCAGEFAASTPYYYSARQPEYLVDAAGGVVAEDADAAGTAADGDTDTPSLVGPAGDELRIDRDADSVLVVGGGPIRIGQGVEFDYCAVHAVQAFRAAGLDAHVVNNNPETVSTDYDTSDGLFFEPLTAEEIADAVAATDADGVAVQFGGQTSVEVGEPLAAELDRRGLDCEILGTSPEAMDLAEDRDRFNRLLDERGIEQPEGGSAESVDEAVELAAEIGYPVLTRPSYVLGGRAMEIVHDEAELREYVAEAVRVSPDRPILIDEFLDDAVELDVDAVADGEDVLLGGIMEHVESAGVHSGDSACVIPPRSLSAATEARVREVVEEIADALDTVGLLNVQLAVRETDGDGAGEVYVLEANPRSSRTVPFVSKATGVPVARLAARVMAGESVAELDATEQVPEAYSVKEVVLPFDRLPDADPRLGPEMKSTGEVMGTHETFGRAYDKAQIAADAAAPAEGTAVVEIDDPELREQFGEHYELLSPTDTTTAIREGEVDYLVSDERASLRAAVDEDVPYVSTVAAAEAVSTGLEHRDTELSTVAVTDRPRRRKQWGERGQ